From Rutidosis leptorrhynchoides isolate AG116_Rl617_1_P2 chromosome 3, CSIRO_AGI_Rlap_v1, whole genome shotgun sequence, a single genomic window includes:
- the LOC139898172 gene encoding nuclear pore complex protein NUP160 isoform X1, translating into MAARSSSSPSLAGIEVPIIGSDLIKWFTVSVPSSITPPPPPPPPEPESEPFAPITQDASACCTIGYPPTYFIWRINKSCPNVMEIVEFCSSTEFPRVGLRIEFPSVLCPFALICKSEPSSASGNTCMLYALTVTGVAYLIRLTDINNYGSSSVFPPSDVIELNIRSYCDYGAITAIAATTGCLVIGGRDGSVGCFRLGILDSSAPGFLHELRDDSSFGRLWSLMSRRTVAAVKDLVCLEIQARNLLLVLHFDGVLRVWDLLTCSKLLSYTMDVSTSNGATFTRLWAGERSNDTNTVPLVVLYKPNTEVDGEIISLYGLHLSLGGRTNLIIEPSTINISIEEGALIDLKLCSDKIWILKEDGLVSHSFIDFSESGESEQSFGLQEATIGEQLFQSSEHASEDLLLLAHSLYPSAKDHIAARVSSIFLRMLFLPDVYHSSIMRATLQDHNKHFTELVFNSLTADGMEKEIISVIEHEGASRSPLSLLYCWKNFCSRYFDNWCYKNAPCGLLHDPSTGAIGLIRKSSVSLLRCLEDIELLAFGSFDELGEISSSRINLSNDLEREVLFEVLRCTSSLSQQLGKGAPALFYDSFFSEPSISPEDVVARFLKLLETRYTSDMSALHISELGVDTAWEKGLGDHKVLRKFSTDIFLSLHGLYRKAGTWDKVVDVILKYLNFLVPQKNENKLDSEVAFDIRTCISVQVMSQVSKVMFESAAEILLLLSYMVKLGGQINMLPDDVSRVQLELFPLIQEIITEWHIVHYFGTKHCESPTMEDFSSRLSSLQIDSNANRRSWNDKVGKCDFTLAFILLLDHKRSFEDQNSADLKRLPNLGSFIVPARNFTSWIVWGKSEDGSSSFSSRSTMFALILLKHGQFNAVEHLLTMVNQNLLKEKTSGSIQYVNNEWCTLLHLLGCCLLAQAHRQPTRASTEKKTSEAISCFFRAASLHGASKSLQTLSYESGLPHLGFSDQVSPGSWKLHYYQWAMQIFEQYNMSSGACQFALAALEQVDEVFGLKSTYPEAHSLNESPIIAKGRLWANVFKFTLDLNYYHDAYCAIISNPDEESKYICLRRFIIVLYERGAIKILCDGQLPFIGLAEKVEQELAWKAERSDVSLKPNPYKLLYSFEMRQHNWRKAANYIYLHSEQLKHEAALKDYQLRSLALQERLNCLSATINALHLVHPTCAWINPFVQEKSMLKELYPSKKARIFAPDDEADVYIPSQKLDSCMDIVKLENEFVLTSAEYLLSLANIKWTFTDIEKPPPNLVELLVQSNLYDMVFTVILKFFKGSALKRELERVFISMSLKCCPNRENLKKHGLLLTSSKDEAVGIASTTQHYKGNDQWDALEQYIEKYKSFHPRLPVIVAETLLCADRLIELPIWLVQMFKGTLKGSWGMAGSESSPASLFQLYVDYGRYAEATNLLLHYIESVASLRPADVIHRKRTSAVWFPYTTIERLWCKLGELIDSGHMVDQCEKLRSLLQAALLKHFQQVNVDSDDVMSSATS; encoded by the exons ATGGCCGCTcgctcatcatcatcaccatctttaGCCGGTATTGAGGTTCCGATTATCGGCAGCGATTTGATTAAATGGTTCACTGTTTCCGTTCCGTCTTcaattacaccaccaccaccaccaccaccacccgaaccTGAGTCCGAGCCATTTGCTCCAATTACTCAAGACGCATCTGCTTGCTGTACTATTGGATATCCTCCTACTTATTTCATCTG GAGAATAAACAAGAGTTGTCCAAATGTCATGGAGATAGTTGAATTCTGTAGCTCTACCGAATTTCCTAGGGTTGGATTGCGGATTGAGTTTCCTAGTGTGCTATGTCCATTCGCTCTGATTTGCAAAAGCGAG CCCTCTAGTGCTTCGGGGAACACGTGCATGCTTTACGCATTGACTGTCACCGGAGTTGCCTATCTTATTAGACTGACTGATATCAATAACTATGGATCATCCTCTGTTTTTCCACCTAGCGATGTTATTGAGTTAAATATTCGAAGTTATTGTGATTATGGAGCCATTACAGCTATAGCAGCAACCACAGGCTGTCTTGTGATAGGGGGAAGAGATGGATCTGTTGGTTGTTTCCGACTTGGCATCCTTGATTCTAGTGCTCCGG GTTTTCTGCATGAACTACGAGATGATTCCAGTTTTGGACGCTTGTGGAGTTTAATGTCGAG AAGGACTGTAGCTGCTGTGAAAGATCTGGTATGTTTAGAGATTCAAGCGAGAAACCTCCTTCTTGTGCTTCATTTTGATGGAGTATTACGAGTGTGGGACCTTTTAACTTGTAGCAAACTTCTGAGTTATACCATGGATGTTTCAACATCAAACG GAGCTACATTCACACGGTTATGGGCAGGAGAAAGGAGCAATGATACAAACACAGTTCCTCTGGTGGTTTTGTATAAACCTAATACG GAAGTTGATGGGGAGATAATCTCATTATACGGTTTGCATCTTAGTCTCGGAGGGAGGACAAATCTTATTATTGAGCCTTCTACAATAAACATCTCCATTGAGGAA GGTGCACTCATTGATCTGAAACTTTGTTCCGATAAGATCTGGATACTCAAAGAAGACGGTTTGGTATCACACAGTTTCATAGATTTTAGTGAGAGTGG GGAATCAGAACAATCCTTTGGTTTACAGGAAGCAACTATCGGTGAACAGCTATTTCAAAGCTCTGAACATGCTTCAGAAGATCTTTTGTTGCTCGCTCATTCATTATATCCGTCTGCAAAG GATCACATTGCTGCTCGTGTTTCTTCAATCTTCTTGCGCATGTTATTTCTTCCCGACGTTTACCATAGCTCGATTATGCGAGCAACACTACAAGATCATAACAAGCATTTCACAGAATTGGTATTTAATTCTTTAACTGCTGATGGAATGGAAAAGGAGATTATTTCTGTAATCGAGCATGAG GGTGCTTCCAGGAGTCCACTTTCACTTTTATATTGCTGGAAAAACTTTTGTTCACGCTATTTTGACAACTGGTGTTATAAAAATGCACCATGTGGGCTACTTCACGATCCATCAACTGGAGCTATTGGCTTAATCAGAAAATCATCAGTTTCTCTATTGCGGTGTTTAGAGGATATTGAGCTTCTTGCTTTTG GGTCGTTTGATGAACTGGGTGAAATCTCAAGCTCTAGGATCAATTTATCAAATGATCTTGAACGTGAAGTACTTTTTGAGGTGCTTAGATGCACCAGTAGTCTAAGTCAACAGCTTGGGAAAGGCGCCCCTGCTTTATTCTATGATTCTTTTTTCAGTGAACCATCTATATCTCCTGAAGATGTTGTAGCACGTTTCTTGAAGCTTCTAGAAACCCGATATACCTCTGACATGTCAGCACTTCACATATCAGAGCTAGGTGTTGATACTGCTTGGGAGAAAGGGTTAGGTGACCATAAAGTTCTTAGAAAATTCTCTACGGATATTTTCTTATCTCTTCATGGTTTGTACCGAAAAGCTGGAACGTGGGACAAAGTTGTTGATGTTATTTTAAAATACTTGAATTTTCTTGTTCCTCAAAAGAACGAAAACAAATTGGATTCTGAAGTCGCATTTGATATTAGAACTTGCATAAGTGTTCAAGTGATGTCACAAGTTTCCAAAGTGATGTTTGAATCTGCAGCGGAGATACTGTTGCTGCTGAGCTATATGGTGAAGTTAGGTGGCCAG ATAAACATGTTACCAGATGATGTTTCTAGGGTACAACTTGAGTTATTTCCGCTGATCCAAGAAATCATTACCGAGTGGCATATAGTACATTATTTTGGGACTAAACATTGTGAATCACCCACCATGGAGGATTTCAGTTCTCGACTTTCATCATTACAAATTG ATAGCAACGCGAATCGAAGGTCATGGAATGACAAGGTTGGGAAATGTGACTTTACTTTGGCTTTCATTTTGCTACTTGATCACAAACGTTCATTTGAAGATCAGAACAGTGCTGATTTAAAACGTCTTCCAAATCTCGGCTCCTTCATTGTTCCTGCACGAAACTTCACAAGCTGGATAGTTTGGGGCAAGAGTGAAGATGGGTCCTCTTCGTTTTCTAGCCGTTCAACTATGTTTGCCTTAATCTTGCTTAAGCATGGACAATTTAATGCCGTTGAG CATCTTCTTACTATGGTCAACCAAAATCTACTCAAGGAGAAAACATCTGGAAGTATTCAGTATGTAAACAATGAGTGGTGCACGCTTCTTCACCTTCTTGGTTGCTGTCTTCTTGCTCAAGCACACCGTCAACCAACACGCGCTTCTACCGAGAAGAAAACTAGTGAAGCTATTTCTTGCTTTTTCAG AGCTGCATCTTTGCATGGGGCTTCAAAGTCGTTGCAGACCCTGTCTTATGAATCTGGATTACCCCACCTTGGTTTCT CTGATCAGGTCTCTCCTGGATCTTGGAAGCTTCATTATTATCAATGGGCAATGCAGATATTTGAGCAATATAATATGAGTTCAGGTGCTTGCCAATTTGCACTTGCTGCACTTGAACAAGTTGATGAAGTTTTCGGCCTTAAAAGCACTTATCCCGAGGCACATTCTCTCAATGAATCACCAATTATTGCTAAAGGAAGACTTTGGGCTAATGTATTTAAATTCACACTTGATTTGAACTATTACCATGATGCATATTGTGCAATTATCTCAAATCCAGATGAAGAAAGCAAATACATTTGCTTAAGACGTTTTATCATCGTTCTTTACGAGCGTGGTGCAATTAAG ATTCTCTGTGATGGCCAGTTACCTTTTATTGGTTTAGCGGAGAAGGTGGAGCAAGAGCTTGCTTGGAAG GCAGAGCGTTCAGATGTATCATTAAAACCAAATCCGTATAAACTGCTGTATTCATTTGAAATGCGTCAACATAACTGGCGCAAGGCTGCAAATTATATTTATCTTCACTCAGAACAACTGAAACATGAAGCAGCTTTGAAAGATTACCAGCTCAGATCGTTGGCTCTGCAAGAAAGATTAAACTGCCTGTCAGCAACTATTAATGCATTGCATCTTGTACATCCAACATGTGCATGGATCAACCCTTTTGTTCAAGAAAAGTCTATGTTGAAAGAATTATATCCAAGTAAAAAAGCCAGAATATTCGCTCCAGATGATG AAGCTGATGTTTATATCCCAAGTCAGAAACTGGATTCCTGCATGGATATTGTGAAACTGGAAAACGAGTTCGTATTAACATCAGCAGAATATTTGCTTTCTCTGGCAAATATTAAATGGACATTTACTG ATATTGAGAAACCTCCACCAAACTTGGTTGAGTTACTGGTTCAGTCGAATTTATATGATATGGTTTTCACTGTAATTCTGAAATTTTTTAAGGGTTCAGCATTGAAGAG GGAATTGGAAAGAGTATTTATTTCCATGTCTCTTAAATGCTGCCCAAACAG GGAGAACCTTAAAAAGCATGGTCTGCTCTTAACATCATCTAAGGATGAGGCTGTTGGCATAGCTTCCACAACACAACATTACAAAGGGAATGACCAATGGGATGCACTTGAGCAATACATA GAAAAGTAtaaatcctttcatcctagattgcCAGTAATTGTAGCAGAAACACTTCTTTGTGCTGATCGGTTGATTGAACTACCTATTTGGCTTGTTCAGATGTTCAAG GGCACACTGAAAGGAAGTTGGGGAATGGCCGGCTCTGAATCAAGCCCTGCTTCGTTGTTTCAGCTATATGTTGACTATGGGCGATATGCAGAGGCTACTAACTTGCTTCTTCATTATATTGAATCTGTTGCGTCATTG AGACCAGCTGATGTTATTCATAGGAAGAGGACATCTGCAGTCTGGTTCCCGTATACAACAATCGAACGGTTGTGGTGTAAGCTTGGGGAGTTGATCGATTCTGGCCATATGGTTGATCAATGTGAGAAGCTAAGAAGCCTCTTACAAGCAGCCCTGCTCAAACATTTCCAACAG GTAAATGTTGACTCGGATGATGTCATGTCTTCTGCAACCTCTTGA
- the LOC139898172 gene encoding nuclear pore complex protein NUP160 isoform X2, whose translation MFQHQTARATFTRLWAGERSNDTNTVPLVVLYKPNTEVDGEIISLYGLHLSLGGRTNLIIEPSTINISIEEGALIDLKLCSDKIWILKEDGLVSHSFIDFSESGESEQSFGLQEATIGEQLFQSSEHASEDLLLLAHSLYPSAKDHIAARVSSIFLRMLFLPDVYHSSIMRATLQDHNKHFTELVFNSLTADGMEKEIISVIEHEGASRSPLSLLYCWKNFCSRYFDNWCYKNAPCGLLHDPSTGAIGLIRKSSVSLLRCLEDIELLAFGSFDELGEISSSRINLSNDLEREVLFEVLRCTSSLSQQLGKGAPALFYDSFFSEPSISPEDVVARFLKLLETRYTSDMSALHISELGVDTAWEKGLGDHKVLRKFSTDIFLSLHGLYRKAGTWDKVVDVILKYLNFLVPQKNENKLDSEVAFDIRTCISVQVMSQVSKVMFESAAEILLLLSYMVKLGGQINMLPDDVSRVQLELFPLIQEIITEWHIVHYFGTKHCESPTMEDFSSRLSSLQIDSNANRRSWNDKVGKCDFTLAFILLLDHKRSFEDQNSADLKRLPNLGSFIVPARNFTSWIVWGKSEDGSSSFSSRSTMFALILLKHGQFNAVEHLLTMVNQNLLKEKTSGSIQYVNNEWCTLLHLLGCCLLAQAHRQPTRASTEKKTSEAISCFFRAASLHGASKSLQTLSYESGLPHLGFSDQVSPGSWKLHYYQWAMQIFEQYNMSSGACQFALAALEQVDEVFGLKSTYPEAHSLNESPIIAKGRLWANVFKFTLDLNYYHDAYCAIISNPDEESKYICLRRFIIVLYERGAIKILCDGQLPFIGLAEKVEQELAWKAERSDVSLKPNPYKLLYSFEMRQHNWRKAANYIYLHSEQLKHEAALKDYQLRSLALQERLNCLSATINALHLVHPTCAWINPFVQEKSMLKELYPSKKARIFAPDDEADVYIPSQKLDSCMDIVKLENEFVLTSAEYLLSLANIKWTFTDIEKPPPNLVELLVQSNLYDMVFTVILKFFKGSALKRELERVFISMSLKCCPNRENLKKHGLLLTSSKDEAVGIASTTQHYKGNDQWDALEQYIEKYKSFHPRLPVIVAETLLCADRLIELPIWLVQMFKGTLKGSWGMAGSESSPASLFQLYVDYGRYAEATNLLLHYIESVASLRPADVIHRKRTSAVWFPYTTIERLWCKLGELIDSGHMVDQCEKLRSLLQAALLKHFQQVNVDSDDVMSSATS comes from the exons ATGTTTCAACATCAAACGGCAA GAGCTACATTCACACGGTTATGGGCAGGAGAAAGGAGCAATGATACAAACACAGTTCCTCTGGTGGTTTTGTATAAACCTAATACG GAAGTTGATGGGGAGATAATCTCATTATACGGTTTGCATCTTAGTCTCGGAGGGAGGACAAATCTTATTATTGAGCCTTCTACAATAAACATCTCCATTGAGGAA GGTGCACTCATTGATCTGAAACTTTGTTCCGATAAGATCTGGATACTCAAAGAAGACGGTTTGGTATCACACAGTTTCATAGATTTTAGTGAGAGTGG GGAATCAGAACAATCCTTTGGTTTACAGGAAGCAACTATCGGTGAACAGCTATTTCAAAGCTCTGAACATGCTTCAGAAGATCTTTTGTTGCTCGCTCATTCATTATATCCGTCTGCAAAG GATCACATTGCTGCTCGTGTTTCTTCAATCTTCTTGCGCATGTTATTTCTTCCCGACGTTTACCATAGCTCGATTATGCGAGCAACACTACAAGATCATAACAAGCATTTCACAGAATTGGTATTTAATTCTTTAACTGCTGATGGAATGGAAAAGGAGATTATTTCTGTAATCGAGCATGAG GGTGCTTCCAGGAGTCCACTTTCACTTTTATATTGCTGGAAAAACTTTTGTTCACGCTATTTTGACAACTGGTGTTATAAAAATGCACCATGTGGGCTACTTCACGATCCATCAACTGGAGCTATTGGCTTAATCAGAAAATCATCAGTTTCTCTATTGCGGTGTTTAGAGGATATTGAGCTTCTTGCTTTTG GGTCGTTTGATGAACTGGGTGAAATCTCAAGCTCTAGGATCAATTTATCAAATGATCTTGAACGTGAAGTACTTTTTGAGGTGCTTAGATGCACCAGTAGTCTAAGTCAACAGCTTGGGAAAGGCGCCCCTGCTTTATTCTATGATTCTTTTTTCAGTGAACCATCTATATCTCCTGAAGATGTTGTAGCACGTTTCTTGAAGCTTCTAGAAACCCGATATACCTCTGACATGTCAGCACTTCACATATCAGAGCTAGGTGTTGATACTGCTTGGGAGAAAGGGTTAGGTGACCATAAAGTTCTTAGAAAATTCTCTACGGATATTTTCTTATCTCTTCATGGTTTGTACCGAAAAGCTGGAACGTGGGACAAAGTTGTTGATGTTATTTTAAAATACTTGAATTTTCTTGTTCCTCAAAAGAACGAAAACAAATTGGATTCTGAAGTCGCATTTGATATTAGAACTTGCATAAGTGTTCAAGTGATGTCACAAGTTTCCAAAGTGATGTTTGAATCTGCAGCGGAGATACTGTTGCTGCTGAGCTATATGGTGAAGTTAGGTGGCCAG ATAAACATGTTACCAGATGATGTTTCTAGGGTACAACTTGAGTTATTTCCGCTGATCCAAGAAATCATTACCGAGTGGCATATAGTACATTATTTTGGGACTAAACATTGTGAATCACCCACCATGGAGGATTTCAGTTCTCGACTTTCATCATTACAAATTG ATAGCAACGCGAATCGAAGGTCATGGAATGACAAGGTTGGGAAATGTGACTTTACTTTGGCTTTCATTTTGCTACTTGATCACAAACGTTCATTTGAAGATCAGAACAGTGCTGATTTAAAACGTCTTCCAAATCTCGGCTCCTTCATTGTTCCTGCACGAAACTTCACAAGCTGGATAGTTTGGGGCAAGAGTGAAGATGGGTCCTCTTCGTTTTCTAGCCGTTCAACTATGTTTGCCTTAATCTTGCTTAAGCATGGACAATTTAATGCCGTTGAG CATCTTCTTACTATGGTCAACCAAAATCTACTCAAGGAGAAAACATCTGGAAGTATTCAGTATGTAAACAATGAGTGGTGCACGCTTCTTCACCTTCTTGGTTGCTGTCTTCTTGCTCAAGCACACCGTCAACCAACACGCGCTTCTACCGAGAAGAAAACTAGTGAAGCTATTTCTTGCTTTTTCAG AGCTGCATCTTTGCATGGGGCTTCAAAGTCGTTGCAGACCCTGTCTTATGAATCTGGATTACCCCACCTTGGTTTCT CTGATCAGGTCTCTCCTGGATCTTGGAAGCTTCATTATTATCAATGGGCAATGCAGATATTTGAGCAATATAATATGAGTTCAGGTGCTTGCCAATTTGCACTTGCTGCACTTGAACAAGTTGATGAAGTTTTCGGCCTTAAAAGCACTTATCCCGAGGCACATTCTCTCAATGAATCACCAATTATTGCTAAAGGAAGACTTTGGGCTAATGTATTTAAATTCACACTTGATTTGAACTATTACCATGATGCATATTGTGCAATTATCTCAAATCCAGATGAAGAAAGCAAATACATTTGCTTAAGACGTTTTATCATCGTTCTTTACGAGCGTGGTGCAATTAAG ATTCTCTGTGATGGCCAGTTACCTTTTATTGGTTTAGCGGAGAAGGTGGAGCAAGAGCTTGCTTGGAAG GCAGAGCGTTCAGATGTATCATTAAAACCAAATCCGTATAAACTGCTGTATTCATTTGAAATGCGTCAACATAACTGGCGCAAGGCTGCAAATTATATTTATCTTCACTCAGAACAACTGAAACATGAAGCAGCTTTGAAAGATTACCAGCTCAGATCGTTGGCTCTGCAAGAAAGATTAAACTGCCTGTCAGCAACTATTAATGCATTGCATCTTGTACATCCAACATGTGCATGGATCAACCCTTTTGTTCAAGAAAAGTCTATGTTGAAAGAATTATATCCAAGTAAAAAAGCCAGAATATTCGCTCCAGATGATG AAGCTGATGTTTATATCCCAAGTCAGAAACTGGATTCCTGCATGGATATTGTGAAACTGGAAAACGAGTTCGTATTAACATCAGCAGAATATTTGCTTTCTCTGGCAAATATTAAATGGACATTTACTG ATATTGAGAAACCTCCACCAAACTTGGTTGAGTTACTGGTTCAGTCGAATTTATATGATATGGTTTTCACTGTAATTCTGAAATTTTTTAAGGGTTCAGCATTGAAGAG GGAATTGGAAAGAGTATTTATTTCCATGTCTCTTAAATGCTGCCCAAACAG GGAGAACCTTAAAAAGCATGGTCTGCTCTTAACATCATCTAAGGATGAGGCTGTTGGCATAGCTTCCACAACACAACATTACAAAGGGAATGACCAATGGGATGCACTTGAGCAATACATA GAAAAGTAtaaatcctttcatcctagattgcCAGTAATTGTAGCAGAAACACTTCTTTGTGCTGATCGGTTGATTGAACTACCTATTTGGCTTGTTCAGATGTTCAAG GGCACACTGAAAGGAAGTTGGGGAATGGCCGGCTCTGAATCAAGCCCTGCTTCGTTGTTTCAGCTATATGTTGACTATGGGCGATATGCAGAGGCTACTAACTTGCTTCTTCATTATATTGAATCTGTTGCGTCATTG AGACCAGCTGATGTTATTCATAGGAAGAGGACATCTGCAGTCTGGTTCCCGTATACAACAATCGAACGGTTGTGGTGTAAGCTTGGGGAGTTGATCGATTCTGGCCATATGGTTGATCAATGTGAGAAGCTAAGAAGCCTCTTACAAGCAGCCCTGCTCAAACATTTCCAACAG GTAAATGTTGACTCGGATGATGTCATGTCTTCTGCAACCTCTTGA